A genome region from Nycticebus coucang isolate mNycCou1 chromosome 22, mNycCou1.pri, whole genome shotgun sequence includes the following:
- the PDZK1IP1 gene encoding PDZK1-interacting protein 1 produces the protein MSALNLVILGLLVAAPHADCQQGLGKLQPWMQGLIAVAVFLVLVAIAFAVNRFWCKEEPDPTHTVMTVGNKADGVMMGMDGRYSSMAASLRSSEHENAYENVPEEEGRVRSTPM, from the exons ATGTCAGCTCTCAACCTGGTCATTCTGGGCCTGCTGGTGGCAGCGCCACACGCCGACTGTCAACAAG GCCTGGGGAAACTTCAGCCTTGGATGCAGGGCCTCATCGCTGTAGCGGTGTTTCTGGTCCTCGTTGCAATCGCCTTTGCTGTAAACCGCTTCTGGTGCAAGGAAGAGCC GGATCCCACGCACACCGTCATGACTGTTGGAAACAAGGCTGATGGGGTCATGATGGGGATGGATGGAAGGTACTCCTCCATGGCGGCCAGCTTGAG GTCCAGTGAGCATGAAAATGCCTATGAAAATGTTCCTGAGGAGGAGGGCAGGGTCCGCAGCACCCCGATGTAA